From Burkholderia cenocepacia, the proteins below share one genomic window:
- a CDS encoding ParA family protein — MAFKIAVSNQKGGTGKTTISVNIAAAFEAGGNKVALIDADPQGTSVRWVTSGENTLPMTVLSLAPAGRGIGGEIKKQDANFDVIVVDCPGNLEDPRIASVLEVADFCLVPLSPSPADLYSTVAMIRMIESMRAVRNPQLSSALMLNSVNGKTKMREEILKILRAEEIGEHLLDSQIAQREVYRQTFALGTTIHHHNRYLKGLKEARAEIEKLVTEMAQYIASTRVTGTAHG, encoded by the coding sequence ATGGCTTTCAAGATCGCCGTCAGTAATCAAAAAGGTGGGACGGGAAAGACGACCATCTCCGTCAACATCGCGGCTGCGTTCGAAGCCGGCGGCAACAAAGTCGCGTTGATCGATGCCGACCCTCAGGGCACTTCCGTCCGGTGGGTCACAAGCGGCGAGAACACGCTGCCGATGACGGTCCTTTCGCTGGCTCCCGCCGGCCGCGGCATCGGGGGCGAGATCAAGAAGCAGGACGCAAACTTTGACGTGATCGTCGTCGACTGCCCCGGCAACCTCGAGGACCCACGTATCGCATCCGTCCTGGAAGTGGCGGACTTCTGCCTGGTGCCGCTTTCGCCATCGCCGGCCGATCTGTACAGCACGGTCGCGATGATCCGCATGATCGAGTCGATGCGCGCCGTTCGAAATCCTCAACTTTCTTCCGCATTAATGCTGAATAGTGTCAATGGAAAAACTAAAATGCGTGAAGAAATTTTAAAAATTCTACGGGCTGAAGAAATAGGGGAGCATCTGCTCGACAGCCAGATCGCGCAACGCGAGGTCTATCGTCAGACGTTCGCGCTCGGCACCACGATCCATCACCACAATCGATACCTGAAGGGCCTGAAGGAAGCCCGCGCGGAAATCGAAAAGCTGGTCACGGAAATGGCCCAATACATCGCGTCGACGCGCGTTACCGGAACCGCCCATGGCTAA
- a CDS encoding ParB/RepB/Spo0J family partition protein produces the protein MAKDTSKDKKPTGNLHLAAGLLRGLAQENAALETRLPEPAAAAAAVVDAAPASGPAATAPAGTPELGAPQKVLVKDCIPNPFNPRVFYSESSLHELALTLKREGQIEPIKVTRLPEFPGKLVVIDGQRRLRATSINGDETINATFRTDHTPEQLYTIAYRANHDHERQTIFDDAIAWKRLLDEKVFSDQNTLAEKIGKDKASISKTLSLNALPNTLLERMASANDVVGLQAAYFLKLIFERLGEATADRLLTAVIDRKKSVRDLENFLRAQSDGTKKAGRTRYSVRHDFALESRAIGQLKTYPDGRLDLQLKGVDASHQEALADKLKTVIDAYVAELATAPSK, from the coding sequence ATGGCTAAGGACACCTCGAAAGACAAGAAACCGACCGGCAACCTCCATCTCGCAGCCGGCCTGTTGCGCGGACTCGCGCAGGAAAATGCGGCGCTCGAAACGCGGCTGCCCGAGCCGGCGGCCGCAGCGGCCGCCGTCGTCGACGCGGCGCCTGCCAGTGGCCCGGCCGCAACCGCGCCCGCCGGTACGCCCGAGCTTGGCGCGCCGCAGAAGGTGCTGGTCAAGGACTGCATCCCGAACCCGTTCAACCCGCGCGTGTTTTACTCGGAATCGAGCCTGCACGAGCTCGCGCTGACGTTGAAGCGAGAAGGGCAGATCGAGCCGATCAAGGTCACGCGGCTTCCCGAGTTCCCCGGCAAGCTCGTCGTGATCGACGGACAACGCCGGCTGCGCGCGACGAGCATCAACGGCGACGAGACGATCAATGCGACGTTCCGCACCGATCACACGCCCGAGCAGCTCTACACGATCGCGTATCGGGCAAACCACGACCACGAACGCCAGACGATCTTCGATGATGCGATCGCGTGGAAACGTCTCCTGGACGAGAAGGTCTTTTCCGACCAGAACACGCTGGCGGAGAAAATCGGCAAGGACAAGGCCTCGATCAGCAAGACGCTGTCGCTCAACGCGCTGCCGAACACGCTGCTGGAGCGGATGGCCAGTGCGAACGACGTGGTCGGTCTGCAGGCTGCGTACTTCCTGAAACTGATCTTCGAACGCCTCGGCGAGGCGACGGCCGATCGGCTGCTGACGGCCGTGATCGACCGGAAAAAATCCGTCCGCGATCTAGAGAATTTCCTGCGTGCGCAGAGTGACGGCACCAAGAAGGCCGGGCGTACGCGCTACAGCGTTCGTCATGATTTCGCGCTCGAATCGCGCGCGATCGGCCAGTTGAAGACGTATCCGGACGGACGTCTGGACCTGCAGCTCAAGGGCGTCGACGCATCCCACCAGGAAGCGCTTGCCGACAAGCTCAAGACCGTCATCGACGCGTACGTCGCGGAGCTGGCCACGGCCCCGTCGAAGTAA